Proteins encoded by one window of Sediminicoccus rosea:
- a CDS encoding sensor histidine kinase, which translates to MTRPGWTLAGRLTRSLTIGLTLCWVLGAALASLMVRYELNEVFDSVLQETAQHMLPDILRTHAAVLEGPASAEVPDTLPAVPHDEYVTYQVLSVAGVVRLRSHQAPSAAYLLPVTPGFAWDGAGRRVYTELSVDGRFAIQIAEPAGHRQEAVWGAILLLLLPLAGLLPVVVWLIRHNVRGGLAPVTQLQREVAARGGGNLSPLPASRLPEELALLVTDMNQLLSRLAKALESERSFARNSAHELRTPIAAALVQTQLLAAHLGEATPMGERALAIAAELRRMGRLAERLLQLARAEAGVAASMEVVDLLPLLRLLVDEFAAEAGPGRITVETNGIAAFPVRGDLDALGIALRNLLENALRHGEPDMPVRFTLGPGRRLSLRNAAPPIPPAALEQLKRPFQRHNQHVAGTGLGLAIVDRIMRQAGGALLLHAPPPGAESGFETVLEFPPAP; encoded by the coding sequence GTGACGAGGCCGGGCTGGACGCTCGCGGGGCGCCTGACGCGCTCGCTGACCATCGGCCTGACGCTGTGCTGGGTGCTGGGGGCGGCGCTGGCCAGCCTGATGGTGCGCTACGAGCTGAACGAGGTGTTCGACAGCGTGCTGCAGGAGACCGCGCAGCACATGCTGCCCGACATCCTGCGCACCCATGCCGCCGTGCTCGAAGGGCCGGCCAGCGCCGAAGTGCCGGACACGCTGCCCGCCGTGCCGCATGACGAATACGTGACCTACCAGGTGCTCAGCGTGGCGGGCGTCGTGCGCCTGCGCTCCCACCAGGCGCCCAGCGCGGCCTATCTGTTGCCCGTCACGCCGGGCTTCGCCTGGGATGGCGCGGGCCGGCGCGTCTATACCGAGCTCTCGGTGGATGGGCGCTTCGCCATCCAGATCGCCGAACCCGCGGGGCACCGCCAGGAAGCGGTTTGGGGCGCGATCCTGCTGCTGCTGCTGCCCCTCGCGGGGCTGCTGCCCGTCGTCGTCTGGCTGATCCGCCACAACGTGCGCGGCGGCCTCGCGCCCGTCACCCAGCTGCAGCGGGAGGTCGCGGCGCGCGGCGGCGGCAATCTCTCCCCCCTGCCCGCGTCCCGCCTGCCGGAGGAGCTGGCGCTGCTGGTGACCGACATGAACCAGCTCCTCAGCCGCCTCGCCAAGGCGCTGGAGAGCGAGCGCAGCTTCGCCCGCAACAGCGCGCATGAGCTGCGCACGCCCATCGCGGCCGCGCTGGTGCAGACGCAGCTTCTGGCCGCGCATCTCGGCGAGGCGACGCCGATGGGCGAGCGCGCCCTGGCCATCGCGGCCGAGCTGCGCCGCATGGGCCGGCTGGCCGAGCGCCTGCTGCAGCTGGCCCGCGCCGAGGCGGGCGTTGCGGCGAGCATGGAAGTGGTGGACCTGCTGCCCCTGCTGCGCCTTCTGGTGGATGAGTTCGCCGCCGAGGCCGGGCCGGGCCGCATCACCGTGGAGACCAACGGCATCGCCGCGTTTCCGGTGCGGGGCGACCTGGACGCGCTCGGCATCGCGCTGCGCAACCTGCTGGAGAACGCGCTCCGCCACGGCGAGCCGGACATGCCCGTGCGCTTCACGCTCGGTCCCGGGCGGCGCCTGAGCCTGCGCAACGCCGCGCCGCCCATCCCACCCGCCGCGCTGGAGCAGCTGAAGCGGCCCTTCCAGCGTCACAACCAGCACGTGGCGGGCACCGGCCTCGGGCTCGCCATCGTGGATCGCATCATGCGCCAGGCGGGCGGCGCGCTCCTGCTGCACGCCCCGCCTCCCGGCGCGGAATCAGGCTTCGAGACGGTGCTGGAATTCCCGCCCGCGCCCTGA
- a CDS encoding response regulator transcription factor, translating to MRILLLEDDPGLGRGVAEYLRLSGHQVAWATRIAQAEDELHGFLPELLLLDLSLPDGSGLDFLGALRRHGDQRPAIILTARDQVRDRIAGLNTGADDYLVKPFDLAELGARIASVARRTLGPPRTTCHAGAVSLDLAEGHAVVAGQPVQMTGREMAVLALLARRPGHAVTRASIEEALRDLGGDFESNAVEVYVGRIRRKLGHDAIETLRGIGYRLRP from the coding sequence ATGCGCATTCTTCTGCTCGAGGATGATCCCGGCCTGGGACGGGGTGTCGCCGAATATCTCCGCCTTTCCGGCCATCAGGTCGCATGGGCCACGCGCATCGCGCAGGCCGAGGACGAGCTGCACGGCTTCCTCCCCGAGCTCCTGCTGCTCGACCTGAGCCTGCCGGACGGCTCGGGCCTCGATTTCCTCGGTGCGCTGCGGCGCCACGGGGACCAGCGGCCGGCCATCATCCTGACGGCGCGCGACCAGGTGCGCGATCGCATCGCCGGGCTGAACACCGGCGCCGACGACTACCTGGTCAAGCCCTTCGACCTGGCCGAGCTCGGTGCGCGCATCGCCTCGGTGGCGCGGCGGACGCTCGGCCCGCCGCGCACGACCTGCCATGCCGGCGCGGTCAGCCTTGACCTGGCCGAGGGCCACGCGGTGGTCGCGGGCCAGCCGGTGCAGATGACGGGGCGGGAGATGGCCGTGCTGGCCCTGCTGGCACGCCGGCCCGGCCATGCCGTCACCCGCGCCTCGATCGAGGAGGCGCTGCGCGATCTCGGGGGCGATTTCGAAAGCAATGCGGTGGAGGTCTATGTCGGCCGTATCCGCCGCAAGCTGGGCCATGACGCGATCGAGACCTTGCGCGGCATCGGCTACCGGCTGCGGCCGTGA
- a CDS encoding GntR family transcriptional regulator — translation MIASTALPVMEEAVEESPRRRGVSEIALTLEDTILRGEWRPGDRLNELALSRRLGISRAALREAVRLLEQMGLVAVVPNRGVIVREVSVKDALDLYDLRAALFRMAAQLAARRCTASALAALRALNAAMREDAAAERFADYYARNLDFHAALIAAAGNAPLAQAYANATKSLHLFRRRALLNPVQLDLSLAEHEAILAAIAVHDAAAAGEAAEAHILVGRDRMLDTLDRGIQP, via the coding sequence ATGATCGCCAGCACTGCGCTTCCCGTAATGGAGGAGGCCGTCGAGGAGTCGCCGCGCCGTCGCGGCGTCTCCGAGATCGCCTTGACCCTGGAGGACACGATCCTCCGCGGCGAATGGCGCCCGGGTGATCGGCTCAACGAACTCGCCCTCTCGCGCCGCCTGGGCATTTCCCGCGCCGCGCTGCGCGAGGCCGTCCGGCTGCTCGAGCAGATGGGGCTCGTCGCCGTCGTCCCGAACCGGGGCGTCATCGTGCGCGAGGTCTCGGTGAAGGACGCGCTTGACCTCTATGACCTCCGTGCCGCGCTGTTCCGCATGGCTGCGCAGCTGGCCGCGCGTCGCTGCACGGCCTCGGCCCTCGCCGCGCTGCGCGCGCTGAATGCGGCAATGCGCGAGGACGCGGCGGCCGAGCGCTTCGCCGACTACTATGCCCGGAACCTCGACTTCCATGCCGCGCTGATCGCCGCGGCAGGCAATGCGCCGCTGGCGCAGGCCTATGCGAATGCGACGAAGAGCCTGCACCTCTTCCGCCGGCGCGCTCTGCTGAATCCGGTCCAGCTCGATCTCTCCCTCGCCGAGCATGAGGCGATCCTCGCCGCCATCGCCGTGCACGACGCCGCGGCCGCCGGCGAGGCGGCGGAGGCGCATATCCTGGTCGGCCGCGATCGCATGCTCGACACACTCGACCGCGGCATCCAGCCGTGA
- a CDS encoding Ldh family oxidoreductase: MTAPVLQVEAARIRAQILAVLRAWGMDGALAEVTAEAMVETDLMGVDSHGISMLTMYDAQRRAGQLDLRAQPRLVRDLPSLALMDGGANLGHPVAAAAMMLAADKALAAGIGAVGVFNSHHFGAAGHYARLAAARGVVALITSSARTVLMVPARGALPMLGSNPIAFAAPLRGAPPVVLDIATTTVAANKVKVYELNGKAIPQGWVVDAAGRAVTDSAAAMAQIFRAPGGGITPLGGAEQTGGHKGYGLGLMVQILSATLTGAAFSPLRNRSQKADEPDNIGHFFLALDPSALRPEGGYEEEIAALVDMLRATPPADPALPVLVPGDPEMRERERRQREGVPIPAALDRQIREICEGCGAPYLLHP; encoded by the coding sequence GTGACCGCGCCGGTCCTGCAGGTCGAGGCCGCGCGGATCCGCGCGCAGATCCTGGCCGTCCTCCGGGCCTGGGGGATGGATGGTGCCCTCGCCGAGGTCACGGCCGAGGCCATGGTCGAGACCGACCTGATGGGCGTGGACAGCCACGGCATCTCGATGCTGACCATGTATGACGCCCAGCGCCGCGCCGGCCAGCTCGACCTGCGCGCGCAGCCGCGCCTGGTGCGCGACCTGCCCTCGCTCGCGCTGATGGATGGCGGCGCCAATCTCGGTCATCCGGTGGCGGCGGCGGCGATGATGCTGGCGGCCGACAAGGCGCTGGCCGCCGGCATCGGCGCGGTCGGCGTCTTCAACTCGCATCACTTCGGCGCGGCGGGCCACTATGCGCGGCTCGCCGCGGCGCGCGGCGTCGTCGCGCTCATCACCTCCTCCGCACGGACGGTCTTGATGGTGCCGGCGCGCGGCGCGCTGCCGATGCTCGGCAGCAATCCGATCGCCTTCGCCGCCCCGCTGCGGGGCGCGCCGCCCGTCGTGCTCGACATCGCCACCACCACCGTCGCGGCGAACAAGGTCAAGGTCTACGAGCTCAACGGGAAGGCGATCCCGCAGGGCTGGGTGGTGGATGCGGCCGGGCGGGCGGTCACCGATTCCGCCGCCGCCATGGCGCAGATCTTCCGTGCGCCGGGCGGCGGCATCACGCCGCTGGGCGGCGCGGAGCAGACCGGCGGCCACAAGGGCTACGGCCTCGGCCTCATGGTGCAGATCCTGTCGGCGACGCTCACCGGCGCAGCCTTCTCGCCGCTGCGCAACCGCAGCCAGAAGGCGGACGAGCCCGACAATATCGGGCACTTCTTCCTCGCGCTCGATCCCTCGGCGCTGCGCCCCGAGGGCGGCTACGAGGAAGAGATCGCGGCGCTGGTCGATATGCTGCGCGCCACCCCGCCCGCCGATCCCGCGCTGCCCGTGCTGGTGCCGGGCGATCCGGAAATGCGCGAGCGCGAACGCCGCCAGCGCGAGGGCGTGCCCATCCCCGCCGCGCTCGACCGGCAGATCCGCGAGATCTGCGAAGGCTGTGGCGCGCCCTATCTGCTGCACCCATGA
- a CDS encoding tripartite tricarboxylate transporter substrate binding protein — MTRMHRRGLLGGVAAALAAPGLARAQTGWQPTRPLQLIVGFAPGGGSDIIARTIAEAAAPLMPQPMVVVNRPGAGGVIAAEFVARAAPDGHTLLLAGGSESTSVPAHREVPYDPKRSFRAVIRLTRHPHFICVRNDSRFANMTQVIQQARAEPGRITHGSAGVGTLSHSLFMLLERRADVEFLHVPYTGGGPVAQALIAGQIDLGVMASDEFGTLNAAGLFRPIAVASGERALSQPNVPTLKELGWDVQADNQKGWVGPAGLTDEMSTYLHDRFRQAMQAPVWQRFRERLGEGDGYADGPGFQRDMDTLLDNVRAALRRS, encoded by the coding sequence ATGACCAGGATGCATCGCCGCGGCCTGCTGGGCGGAGTTGCGGCCGCGCTGGCCGCGCCGGGATTGGCGCGCGCGCAGACTGGCTGGCAGCCGACGCGCCCGCTGCAGCTCATCGTCGGCTTCGCGCCGGGCGGGGGCAGCGACATCATCGCCCGCACGATCGCGGAAGCCGCTGCACCCTTGATGCCGCAGCCCATGGTGGTGGTGAACCGCCCCGGCGCCGGTGGCGTGATCGCCGCGGAATTCGTCGCCCGCGCGGCGCCCGATGGCCACACGCTGCTGCTGGCCGGTGGCAGCGAGAGCACCTCCGTCCCGGCGCATCGCGAGGTGCCCTACGACCCCAAGCGCTCCTTCCGCGCCGTCATTCGCCTGACGCGGCACCCGCACTTCATCTGCGTGCGCAATGACAGCCGCTTCGCCAACATGACGCAGGTGATCCAGCAGGCGCGGGCCGAGCCCGGGCGCATCACGCATGGCTCCGCCGGCGTCGGCACGCTCTCGCATTCGCTGTTCATGCTGCTCGAGCGCCGCGCGGATGTGGAGTTCCTGCATGTGCCCTATACCGGCGGCGGGCCCGTCGCGCAGGCACTGATCGCCGGGCAGATCGACCTCGGCGTCATGGCCTCGGACGAGTTCGGCACGCTGAACGCCGCGGGCCTCTTCCGGCCGATCGCCGTGGCCTCGGGCGAGCGCGCGCTCTCGCAGCCCAATGTGCCCACGCTGAAGGAGCTGGGCTGGGACGTGCAGGCGGACAACCAGAAAGGCTGGGTCGGCCCGGCCGGCCTGACGGACGAGATGAGCACCTACCTGCATGACCGCTTCCGCCAGGCCATGCAGGCGCCCGTGTGGCAGCGCTTCCGCGAGCGCCTGGGCGAGGGCGACGGCTATGCCGACGGGCCGGGCTTCCAGCGCGACATGGACACGCTGCTGGACAATGTCCGTGCAGCGCTGCGGCGGAGCTGA
- a CDS encoding NAD(P)-dependent oxidoreductase has product MPAPIQPPARVAFLGLGVMGAAMAANIARAGFALTVHSRSRAKAAALEAAGAGWAASPADAAREAACVALCLPDTPDVEAVLFGAGGVAEGVRPGTVVIDFSSIAAAPTAAFAARLATERGAFLLDSPVSGGPGGARDGTLTCMVGGDAAAFAAAGGVFQAVGRTVTHLGPPGAGQVCKSANQLIIAATVQAAAEALALGRKAGLDPEAMRQALLGGSARSFVLENHAKRINDGVTKAGFRAELMRKDMRLAQQAARDHGVFAPATGLAAQMMEALVNSGRGEMDASSLGALVAELSGLVPSG; this is encoded by the coding sequence ATGCCAGCTCCGATCCAGCCGCCCGCGCGCGTCGCTTTCCTCGGCCTCGGCGTGATGGGGGCGGCCATGGCCGCGAACATCGCCCGCGCCGGCTTCGCGCTCACCGTCCACAGCCGCAGCCGCGCCAAGGCGGCGGCGCTCGAGGCGGCCGGCGCCGGCTGGGCCGCCAGCCCCGCCGATGCGGCGCGCGAGGCCGCCTGCGTCGCGCTCTGCCTGCCTGATACGCCGGATGTGGAGGCGGTTCTGTTCGGCGCGGGTGGCGTGGCGGAAGGCGTGCGGCCGGGCACGGTGGTGATCGATTTCAGCAGCATCGCCGCCGCGCCGACCGCCGCCTTCGCCGCGCGGCTCGCGACGGAGCGCGGGGCCTTCCTGCTCGACAGCCCGGTGAGCGGTGGCCCCGGCGGGGCGCGCGACGGCACGCTGACCTGCATGGTGGGCGGCGATGCGGCGGCCTTCGCGGCGGCCGGGGGCGTGTTCCAGGCGGTGGGGCGCACCGTGACGCATCTGGGCCCGCCCGGGGCGGGGCAGGTCTGCAAGTCGGCCAACCAGCTCATCATCGCCGCCACGGTGCAGGCGGCGGCCGAGGCGCTGGCGCTGGGCCGCAAGGCCGGCCTGGACCCGGAGGCGATGCGCCAGGCGCTGCTCGGCGGCTCCGCACGCTCCTTCGTGCTGGAGAACCACGCCAAGCGCATCAATGACGGCGTGACGAAGGCCGGCTTCCGCGCGGAGCTGATGCGCAAGGACATGCGCCTCGCGCAGCAGGCCGCGCGTGACCATGGCGTCTTCGCGCCGGCCACCGGCCTCGCCGCGCAGATGATGGAGGCGCTGGTGAACAGCGGCCGCGGCGAGATGGATGCGTCCTCGCTCGGCGCGTTGGTGGCGGAACTCTCGGGTCTCGTGCCGAGCGGCTGA